A single window of Liolophura sinensis isolate JHLJ2023 chromosome 6, CUHK_Ljap_v2, whole genome shotgun sequence DNA harbors:
- the LOC135468763 gene encoding ninein-like protein codes for MWSLENKLREEQNRTKFSVLNAEMIHKHQMSQAEIEIQQLSRRLTNARSELDEQAEKLSNQYQRSIRTDKLLRDLTMENAQLMEALQVTEKRQKDAEEKYYKMAERCQAWQDVTTRVARSAIVR; via the exons ATGTGGAGCCTGGAAAATAAACTGCGAGAAGAGCAAAATCGAACCAAATTTTCGGTCCTCA atgCTGAGATGATTCACAAACATCAAATGTCACAAGCTGAGATTGAAATTCAGCAGTTGTCACGACGATTGACCAATGCCCGGTCAGAGTTGGACGAGCAGGCAGAGAAACTCAGTAACCAG TATCAGAGGTCCATCAGAACGGATAAACTCCTGCGGGATCTGACAATGGAGAACGCCCAGCTAATGGAAGCCCTGCAGGTCACAGAGAAGAGACAGAAAGACGCAGAGGAGAAATACTACAAAATGGCTGAGAGATGCCAAGCCTGGCAAGATGTGACAACCCGCGTTGCCCGATCAGCCATAGTTAGGTGA